A single genomic interval of Shewanella psychropiezotolerans harbors:
- a CDS encoding AAA family ATPase, protein MESIKIEGLKSLKNSGFVDIKPLTLLLGENSSGKSTFLRTFPLLRQSTESYTRGPLLWYGSYVDFGSFDDAVSNFSDDKSISFTFKVKSKSILKVTPKSFASKAGIFTGDIEATLTVVNDGKNGQTRVRAVKIRHNKNEIEVSYGKGHKIISVISNGVNLTDSFGSVTIMPEKNKLSLFPHIKFSNERSSYTGKSDYQNDSIIELINNCISEYAHGKSNLTNLSQKILKQQTMPLSDFIETFSEISPTNTWKKKTSGLHKNLNNIERIHAAIYASRAPWFLLY, encoded by the coding sequence ATGGAAAGCATAAAAATTGAAGGCTTAAAAAGTCTAAAAAATAGCGGTTTTGTTGATATTAAACCCTTAACTTTGCTCCTTGGTGAAAACAGCTCAGGTAAAAGTACTTTTTTAAGAACTTTCCCTCTTCTAAGGCAAAGTACGGAGTCCTATACAAGAGGACCATTGCTTTGGTACGGATCGTACGTTGACTTTGGCTCTTTTGATGATGCAGTTTCAAACTTTTCAGATGACAAGTCCATTAGCTTCACTTTCAAAGTTAAATCTAAGTCTATTTTAAAAGTAACACCTAAAAGTTTCGCCTCGAAAGCTGGAATATTTACAGGTGATATAGAAGCAACTCTTACCGTAGTAAATGATGGTAAGAATGGCCAAACTCGAGTACGAGCAGTAAAAATCAGGCATAATAAAAATGAAATTGAAGTGTCTTATGGAAAAGGCCACAAGATAATTAGTGTTATTAGTAATGGTGTTAATTTAACCGATAGCTTTGGCTCCGTAACAATTATGCCAGAAAAAAATAAGTTATCATTGTTCCCTCATATAAAATTTTCAAATGAACGTTCTAGTTATACTGGAAAAAGTGATTATCAAAACGATAGTATTATAGAGCTAATAAATAATTGTATCTCAGAATATGCGCATGGAAAAAGCAACCTAACAAACCTGTCACAAAAAATATTAAAGCAACAAACAATGCCATTAAGTGATTTTATTGAAACGTTTTCAGAAATTTCCCCAACAAATACTTGGAAAAAAAAGACATCCGGATTACATAAGAACTTAAATAATATTGAGCGAATTCATGCAGCGATATATGCATCAAGAGCCCCTTGGTTTTTGTTATACTAA
- a CDS encoding ISNCY family transposase produces MIIMDSQSQLTVDVIAKVAQGKISILNASKLLNKSRRTIERYLSRYKKDGIRFVVHGNTGRAPANKIPGTLKRQVQSLIKEKYYDFNLQHLADMLEVVESIQVKRETLRSWAHDIHHVKRAKHRRSKVRRRRERMESAGLMLQMDGSPHLWFGDNKSCLITIIDDATSDIHAEFFPSETTVGCMKVMKAYIKKRGLFKTLYVDRAGIFGGPKRCNFSQMQRACKELGIEIIFANSPQGKGRVERAFDTFQDRLVPELRLAEIADMDSANDYLQNVFIPDYWLPKLTVNAKNIRSEFKPVPKYIDLDAICIQKEYRKIRRDHTFSFSNTMYTIDSPLRHSIVNQKVEIRKQLDGDFAAYFADRKLAISEIKEPSKLTEYGEEVQRKLDAIKLAEALGNLSEAARISGCSRESIYNNRRLLETQGPLALKRMYGIPRHTNRIDQDTEDKIITLTLEKPHLTQIHISGEMMKRYNISISHSTIRNIWVREKLNTKVLRIERAEALEKTP; encoded by the coding sequence ATGATCATTATGGATTCTCAATCCCAACTTACTGTTGATGTGATTGCTAAGGTTGCTCAAGGCAAAATCAGCATTCTTAACGCCTCAAAACTGCTCAATAAGTCCCGTCGAACCATTGAACGCTATCTCAGTCGATACAAAAAAGATGGCATTCGTTTTGTTGTCCATGGCAATACGGGGAGAGCCCCTGCCAACAAGATCCCTGGCACATTGAAAAGACAAGTTCAGTCACTCATTAAAGAAAAATACTACGACTTCAACCTACAGCATTTGGCTGACATGTTAGAGGTGGTGGAAAGTATTCAAGTTAAGCGTGAGACTCTTCGCTCTTGGGCTCATGATATTCACCATGTGAAACGAGCGAAGCATCGCCGTTCAAAAGTGAGAAGAAGGCGTGAGCGGATGGAGTCTGCGGGATTAATGCTGCAAATGGATGGCAGTCCACACCTGTGGTTCGGTGATAATAAGTCTTGCTTAATCACCATTATCGACGATGCGACCAGCGATATTCATGCCGAGTTCTTCCCGTCCGAGACCACCGTTGGTTGTATGAAGGTCATGAAAGCCTATATCAAGAAGCGAGGGCTGTTTAAGACGCTTTACGTCGATAGAGCGGGCATCTTTGGTGGACCGAAGCGTTGTAACTTCTCACAAATGCAAAGGGCCTGTAAGGAGCTTGGGATAGAGATTATTTTTGCTAACTCTCCTCAAGGTAAAGGGCGGGTTGAACGAGCGTTCGATACCTTCCAAGACCGCTTGGTTCCTGAGCTTCGTCTGGCAGAAATAGCGGATATGGACAGTGCCAATGATTACCTTCAAAACGTTTTCATTCCAGATTACTGGTTGCCGAAACTTACCGTCAACGCAAAGAATATCCGCTCAGAATTCAAACCCGTTCCTAAGTATATCGACCTTGATGCGATCTGCATCCAAAAGGAATATAGAAAAATCCGGCGCGATCATACCTTCAGTTTCAGCAACACCATGTACACGATAGACTCCCCCTTAAGGCATTCAATCGTGAACCAGAAAGTTGAAATACGAAAGCAGTTAGATGGCGACTTCGCCGCTTATTTTGCCGATCGTAAGCTCGCCATCTCTGAAATCAAGGAGCCGAGCAAGCTCACGGAATATGGAGAGGAAGTGCAGAGAAAACTCGATGCCATCAAACTTGCAGAAGCGCTAGGTAACTTATCTGAAGCGGCTCGGATCAGTGGTTGCTCTAGGGAAAGTATCTACAATAATCGACGGCTGCTTGAAACTCAGGGACCTCTGGCGCTCAAAAGGATGTATGGCATCCCTCGTCATACCAATCGTATAGACCAAGATACTGAGGATAAAATCATCACCTTAACGTTAGAAAAACCCCACCTGACCCAAATCCATATCAGCGGTGAAATGATGAAAAGGTACAATATATCAATCAGTCACTCTACAATCAGAAACATCTGGGTAAGAGAAAAACTGAATACTAAGGTGTTACGGATCGAGCGTGCAGAGGCATTAGAAAAAACACCTTAG
- a CDS encoding AAA family ATPase — protein sequence MSNEFSNLNYVAPLRATAERYYRNQDLNVDEVDFQGKNLAMFIYNLGESKKEEYKNWLSTHFGFSIDSISTGGHLSLRITYKNSEQSYNITDMGFGFSQILPIITQLWFTSINRISSRPSSRKYYHNTKYLVIEQPELHLHPRFQAKMVDVFIKMINYLKSETQDINLKIIIETHSETIINQIGHRIRQEPNSDNEVDNEVDNEVDNEVDNYDKLKRQAKALSTIDKKDVSIVIFDKTSANNPTDVTFSSYDSEGNLKDWPWGFFEPEFDL from the coding sequence ATGTCCAATGAATTTAGCAACTTAAACTACGTGGCACCTTTGAGAGCAACCGCTGAAAGATATTACCGTAATCAGGACTTAAATGTTGACGAAGTAGATTTTCAAGGAAAAAACTTAGCCATGTTCATTTATAACCTTGGTGAATCTAAGAAGGAAGAATATAAAAATTGGCTATCAACACATTTTGGTTTTTCAATAGATTCAATCTCTACTGGAGGTCACCTTTCTCTAAGAATAACGTACAAAAACTCAGAGCAATCATATAACATAACGGATATGGGTTTTGGTTTTTCTCAAATATTGCCAATTATTACTCAATTGTGGTTCACAAGTATTAACAGAATAAGTTCAAGGCCTAGTTCTAGAAAATATTATCATAACACTAAGTACTTAGTTATTGAGCAACCAGAATTACATTTACATCCTAGATTTCAAGCAAAAATGGTTGATGTTTTTATAAAAATGATCAATTACTTGAAATCTGAAACGCAAGATATAAACTTAAAAATAATTATAGAAACCCACAGCGAAACCATTATCAATCAAATAGGTCATAGAATTAGACAAGAACCAAATAGTGATAATGAGGTTGATAATGAGGTTGATAATGAGGTTGATAATGAGGTTGATAATTACGACAAATTAAAACGTCAAGCTAAAGCATTAAGCACTATAGATAAAAAAGATGTGTCTATCGTGATTTTTGACAAAACAAGTGCAAACAATCCAACTGACGTAACTTTTTCTAGTTATGACTCCGAAGGTAACTTAAAAGATTGGCCATGGGGATTTTTTGAGCCGGAGTTTGACTTATGA